In the genome of Raphanus sativus cultivar WK10039 chromosome 9, ASM80110v3, whole genome shotgun sequence, the window CTCTCACAAAACTCATgacttacaaaatattaatgtgATCTAGGTTTTGACCCGTAACTATGAATGTAGTTTTCAAAGATGTTTTCGACAACCTTTAACATTTAAGATCGTAAGGTATGTGATTTATTAAGTCTAGATTTCTTATACGGTTTATGTTTGGatgtgttatgttttttttaaacaaatccACATTTCTCTTTGCAGATTTCAATCTGGTTTGGATGTTTACTCTGGTAGAAGAATACTTGTTGGTTCTGATTTttcttaaagttttttttgcaaaaaacatttgtttttttctttccaataACTCATTTCAATAAGATTGATATTCAGTTGATTTATACAAATCTATGATTTAGAATtacagttttaaaaatttataactactATAtctaaatttagtttaaataaaaattttataataaaatgaattaCGCACAATCTAAACTTTATACTCAAATTTTTACACATTAATGTTTAcgttaaactaaaattaaaagtagTACCAAAAACACATCttattgtataaaatataatcagtATCATGAATGTTTAAAACGAAATAAACTATGAATCagtaacataaatatttaacttataaTCATTAAGAGTATACACCCGTGCGGACGCACGGgtccaaaatctagtatatatcatatatgtaaatACGATGTACAGCTTTAGAACCTTTTCAACTCATGTAACCCTCTTTTTCTATCGATTCAACATTATAtgcaagaaaaatattaaacatttatattcATATCATCAGTTTCCATCAGCAATGACATATTCAATTTAAACCATATTTTGATTCTCTTGAAGCTACAACACAaaacaatattaatataatGTATGTAGAAGTAATGAATGTTCGAATATCAgatttcttatatttaaaaatataaactgataaattttcttttatttacaaaattctcaaatattattaaaataaagaaattaacATATCTACACATACACGCCAAATCCAAATTGCAGATCTTTTTCAACatcatttgttttaaaaaaaaaattaatctaatAAAACTGGTATAAAATTGAAACGAAATTCTCATATCCTATCTAAACTTAACAACTTTAATCATCcaaaaatactatattgttGTAACTTAATAGATCTCTAATCATGTATATCCCTAGAATATTCCTAAGTATAAacgattttttatatatttgcgATTTAAAAAATTCACCATCTTatacaattatataaatatcaCGATCAAACACACCAAACATAACCATTCAAAATCTCCAAACTTTCTACTGTAATCTACTCTTATCGATTTCAATAACATTAACAAATATCTACCGTAATCTACTCTTATTCATATCATCAGTTTCCATCAGCAATGACAAAACCTCGAGAGGGTGCAAGGCTTTGGCTGATTGGCTTCCTCCTTTTCTGAGGGAGTATTCTGACGACGAGATCGCGGCTCGCGTTGTGATCAGTGAGATACTGAGTAACCCTCCTGTGATTTCCAAGATTGCGTTTATGTTCTTGACTCCTGGTGCGTTGGCTTTCGAGAGGCTGTGGGACAGGTTCTTCCAGGTAAGGCTAACCATTTTTCTCCGGTTCGGTTTGGTAAGGGGAAAAGcttatttttggttttctaCACGCAGGGCCATGAAGGGAAGTTCTCTGTTTATATACATGCATCAAAGGAGAGGCCTGTTCACTACAGTCGTTACTTTATCAGCCGTGAGATTCACAGTGATGAGGTTTTGCCTCCATCTTTATCTTTTTGGaggtttcttattcttttaaCTATCCGTTAATATGGAAATGAATGTGCGTTTGCAGGTGGTGTGGGGAAGAAAATCAATGGTTGATGCAGAGAGACGATTGTTGGCTAATGCTCTTAGAGACCCTACAAACCAGCAATTTGTTTTACTCTCTAATAGGTGATTAATCATCTTTGATTATCCTGCTTCATTGATCGCTCTGAGGTTTGGCCTAACACATTTTGAGTGTTTCTGGTTTTGCAGTTGTGTACCCCCTTCGAAGTTTTGAATACATTTACAACTACCTCAGCTATGCTGACTGGTAAAATTCATGTTTTTCATTCTTCTTCCCAACCTCTGTAATATTCTTTACATTGTGTATGATTCCCTTCTGCTCTTCAGCTTTGACGACCCAGGTCAACATGGATCAGGCAGGCATATGATCACATGATGCCTGGAATTCATAAGAAGGATTTTTCGAAAGGGTAACACGTTATAAGTACGTATCGAAATTTAAACAATTCAGTTATCTTTGGAGTCATAAAcaattaagtttattttaaaacatatttatcaaataagaaaaatatttgatttagtGTATagacattaatttttattttgaaatttgacatttatattaattttattatattatttggtttgtaaaaaatatattgcatagaacttaaatgtggttttagatataatagtactaaatatcatcaaatatattaattgttaagaaaatataaagataattcattgtgaatataaaaaacAGTATAATAACATGtacacatataaattattaatttataattttagtggGACCATATATTTGAATAGAAATTTCTAAAAGactattatcttattattttatcaatttgtataaaattttgtaCCGGTCCAAGTTAGGATCGgtgatatttataatttatagagACTATTAGTTTATtgactattaatttttttgatcaatttactgaatattaatttatagaggctttactatattatatacattaaaacagtctattttgattaattttgtaaaaatccGATTTGTATCGGGCCCAACtacaaaaaaagatttaattatataacaaatatattattaatttataaaataatatcattataaagtatttctattataaacattataaaaatattaattgagcAATTTTATGgttgatataaaatatattatcttataacaataaaaaaataatcacatcttttttgtcaaaaaagaaTCACACTTTATTCCTAAGTTacacataaaaacataaatatgatgtGTATGATATAATTTATGCATAATATAAATTCGTTATAGCATATTGATGTTGTCACTAACTCAATAACATAtactatttttcaaatatttagcTCACAAAAGTATTAGGCATCTTAATATAGATTTACTATAATATACAAACGAAGTATACATGGAGTGATATGCaaaatttatagaagaaaaattCCACGCTTTCAAAGTGCGGATCAAAATATCAAACAGAAAATCCTTTTTGGAGGTAcccttttgttttaataatatttacgGATCTCTGCCATTAGAATATTTAAAAGCCTATGGTTTTTATTTACCAAATATAATTCACGCCAACTATAATTCTAACTCTAACGTAATGCATATTTTTTATTCCCTTTTTCTTTCAATATCAATAATTATAGCCTTTAtcaattagcaaaaaaaactataatcatGTGACATCACATCATTGTGAACACTCgatgatatttttgtttacgttttaaaaaacataattttcatatttgtgtttctAAATCATATTCgtgtttttttgttattatacttgtgtaaaatattttcttaaataattaataagaggttttaatctattgtattaaaacatgaacattacctattgatataaatatggtctaactattttaatataactattaaatccttttaataatcatttaataaaaatataatacaaagaaaaacacaaatataactaaaacacacaaatataaaaattaattttctaaaacataaaacaaaaaatacatccatccttaataaaaaaattcaaaaatgtaaaaaaataaataaacacacCCTTTTAAAGGCGGATCAGAAtctaataattgtattaaaatagtttgatTACACTTATATCAATAATTCATGAtgctgttttaatagaatatatattaaaaattattttcttaagacatttttcaaaaaacaaaattcagtTTTCGGTGCGGGTTAGATTTGATATTGGTTGCGGATATAACACTTTAAAAACCGTTCGAGTATATAGGTCAAGTCTAACAGAGTACGAGACTTTGATTTTCGAGTTGATTCTGAATCAGGTTTTTAGGTACgaaatattcttgactaattatgttaggaaactattataaatataatatgttgcaaaactttaagaataaagtttaaaaataatctctTATATGCATATGGCACAAATGTAAAGTTATacaatttgacatatttaatatatttaccaaaaatttactaaattaaattaatatgaaacgcaaatatgattaaaaataacataaatttaaaaattaaatttttcaaagggcgggtcagaatctagtccAACATTAATTTCTGCCAGACTTTGATTATTACATTTCATCGAAACCTATTAAACGATTTACAATATCTATTTGGGCCGGCATATATTATCATATCTTAAGAATTAAAATCAGATATTGACTTCTTAGTCAATACACGCATATCGGTATATGATACCGGAAACAAATTGAACCGGAAACAAATTGAACCagaaacaatatattatatataatattaattcacataaattatgatattaatgCAATTCTATATGTATATTACTACTACGGTTTTCGTAAAACATAATCTGAGAAGATAGTCAGCTGGTCATGTTTCGGTCATTATGTATTACGAGCATTCGGTTTAAGTAACCAaccattttttttaatctttcatTTCTTACCtacaaagaaaatttgaaagtaAACAAAAGTATTAAATGTTTAAGCTGACAAGCTAAAGTTTGCACAATCAAATTTCTAAACTATATACAgtactagtggtattccggcgctacgcgccgggttcgtatgtTTTAGTTTCTAATAAgttcaaaatagttttttaatccatttgataatatttagtgaTAATAgtgtataattttgtttttgtagttgTTTAGATTAAAGATGAATAGCATAAATAGTTTTCATAGGTTAatgcaataaaaatataatatataattgataattgTGAACTTAAAACATAAAGTAAAGTAGGTATGCATTACATTTTATCggtttttgtgtgtttgaagTCTTCTTAACAGTTTTATCTATGAATATGCTGGCCGAGTAAAgatcataattatatatttaagtgtACACTGATCCTACCTTTGTAAAATCCTCTTGGCAAACTTAAATAGATTTCAACTAAACAGAATAATATACCATATTAGTATAATATGCCTCTCAGTAAAAAGTGTCGGAAGATTAATCaacaaaacattattaaattttcagttTCAGATTCTAGTAATGTTAGGCATGTTTTGTTGGCCTGCAATTGTTTTGGGCCTGAAGTTATTTTAATGTAATTCAAAAGACTTATGTATGTTTTGTGTACTATCTTCTATAAACACACTGGAACCAAACTCATGGGTCAATTTGATCCACATGAGGTCATTTGATAAAAGACAACAGCCTAACACCATAGTCAGTTTTGACATATTTTCGACAATTTAGTTAGAAGCTCgcagagaaaaaaagagagtataTTTAGTTAAAATCTCCCTACCAAAAAGTCAACAAATTGGTCTACTGAAAGAAATATTTCATTGTAATGAGAAACTTACTCTAACTTAACATTCTTctttttgctcaaaaaaaaaaaacattcttctttttc includes:
- the LOC108838066 gene encoding glycosyltransferase BC10-like → MFLTPGALAFERLWDRFFQGHEGKFSVYIHASKERPVHYSRYFISREIHSDEVVWGRKSMVDAERRLLANALRDPTNQQFVLLSNSCVPPSKF